Genomic window (Asticcacaulis excentricus CB 48):
GACCAAGCTGGGTCTGATGCTCCGCCAGAATAGGGCACCTGACGCTCAATCCGGCCTGACGCCTCGACCATCCATAGAGAAGGCAGCGCCCCAGGCGGTTCGCGGAAAAACATGATGTAACGGCCATTGGGTGCCCAGGTCGGGCCTTCTTCGAGGAAGGACGAGGTCAAGAGCTTTTCGTTGCCGCCACCGGCATCCATTACCCCGATGGAGAACCGCCCGCCCGACTGCTTGGTGAAGGCGATCTTGTCACCCTTGGGGCTAAACACCGGTGTCGAATAGATGCCGCCTCCGAACGAAATGCGGCGCACACCCGAACCATCGGCATTCATGGCATAGAGTTGCGGCGAACCGCCCCGGTCTGAATTGAACACAATCGTCGAACCGTCCGGCGAGAAGGACGGCGAGGTGTCGATGCCCGGATCAGTCGTCACGCGGCGCGTGGCGCGCGTGCGCAGGTCCATCACATAGATATCTGTATTACCGCCCTGCGCCACCGAATAGGCCAGCTTGCTGCCATCGGGCGAAAAGCGAGGCGCGAAGACCATGCCCTTAATCTGGCCTACAGCCTCCTGACGCCCCGTCTCGATATTAAAAACATAGATGCGCGCCGAGTCCTCGCGCAGCACCATGTAGGCCACTTCCTGCGAGTCGGCTGAGAAGCGCGGCGTCATCACCTTATATGAGCCATCGGTCAAATA
Coding sequences:
- the tolB gene encoding Tol-Pal system beta propeller repeat protein TolB, with amino-acid sequence MKPFKIAAVAFATFLALTGAPLAAFAQAPIRAEVAEGVIAPMPIAIDIESSGSDLGDKITRVVMADLERSGFFKPIDPNAFIEQSVGIDATPTFASWKTINAQALANGAARVDGEGRLQVDFRLWDVFSEKQLLGQSVTATPENWRRIAHKIADAIYEKLTGEEGYFDTRIVFVAESGARGKRVKRLAIMDQDGANPSYLTDGSYKVMTPRFSADSQEVAYMVLREDSARIYVFNIETGRQEAVGQIKGMVFAPRFSPDGSKLAYSVAQGGNTDIYVMDLRTRATRRVTTDPGIDTSPSFSPDGSTIVFNSDRGGSPQLYAMNADGSGVRRISFGGGIYSTPVFSPKGDKIAFTKQSGGRFSIGVMDAGGGNEKLLTSSFLEEGPTWAPNGRYIMFFREPPGALPSLWMVEASGRIERQVPYSGGASDPAWSPRLK